One window of Tepidanaerobacter acetatoxydans Re1 genomic DNA carries:
- a CDS encoding L,D-transpeptidase family protein, giving the protein MKTAKFIPFVIAILIFPICINAAPFCSCGNSRYLKLQNPPMYGHDVREIQTQLKNMGYYNDPISGVYDNITSKAVKAFQQDMGLEVDGILGSRTLDKIAELFEQPVAHLEPEKPKGEVSLVIFTLERQLIVLDDGKPFKQFPVAVGKFNTPTPIGIFTITQKDIWSGEFGSRWMRLSVPWGIYGIHGTNKPWSIGTFESSGCIRMYNTHVEQVYEWVKIGTKVFMVGGVDGPFTFGLNTLSQGSRGSDVLEVQKRLAGYGFYNGDYDGIYEHETQKAVLAFQKAKGLYPSGKVDAATYKELGILLFE; this is encoded by the coding sequence ATGAAAACAGCAAAGTTTATACCTTTTGTCATAGCCATACTTATTTTTCCAATCTGTATAAATGCAGCTCCTTTTTGCTCATGTGGCAACAGCCGATACTTAAAGTTACAGAATCCACCTATGTATGGCCACGATGTAAGGGAAATACAAACTCAATTAAAAAATATGGGGTACTATAATGACCCCATAAGCGGCGTGTACGATAATATTACTTCAAAAGCCGTTAAAGCCTTTCAGCAAGATATGGGCTTAGAAGTCGATGGCATTTTAGGTTCAAGGACACTTGATAAAATTGCCGAGCTATTTGAACAACCTGTCGCACATCTGGAACCGGAAAAACCTAAAGGTGAAGTTAGTCTGGTTATATTTACTTTAGAACGGCAGCTCATTGTTTTAGATGACGGCAAACCTTTTAAACAATTCCCAGTAGCAGTAGGAAAATTTAACACACCGACACCTATAGGCATCTTTACCATAACTCAAAAAGATATTTGGAGCGGAGAGTTTGGTTCGCGTTGGATGAGGTTAAGCGTTCCTTGGGGAATATACGGAATACATGGTACTAATAAGCCTTGGAGCATAGGCACTTTTGAATCCAGCGGTTGTATCCGAATGTATAATACGCATGTTGAACAGGTCTACGAATGGGTCAAAATCGGTACAAAAGTATTTATGGTCGGGGGTGTAGATGGACCCTTTACCTTCGGTTTAAATACTTTATCGCAGGGCTCTAGGGGTTCTGATGTGCTGGAAGTGCAAAAGCGTCTTGCCGGTTATGGCTTTTATAACGGTGATTATGACGGAATCTATGAACATGAAACCCAAAAAGCCGTTCTGGCCTTTCAAAAAGCTAAAGGGCTTTACCCGTCCGGAAAGGTGGACGCAGCCACCTATAAAGAGCTGGGAATATTACTATTTGAATAA
- a CDS encoding methyl-accepting chemotaxis protein, which translates to MKIRDKIATAMVAICVCAILSVTLVNYNLSIKGLKQETNDKIQGIAAITAKGLDEWMAIQKTSLKEIASSLIYNSNYDYDYVHDYLERRMQENDGNTYYICLNDGTFIDGSGWIPGDDFVPTERGWYKAAVSEDELCISDAYVDARTGDIVITMSMPLKKDGAFLGVLASDIYIDYLIDVISKVKVGEDSYAFLADNNGNILTHANKEYNPSAEGFNNIGNIIDGKLANILAQDKPVLESREVTDFDGINRLFYFDDMEESGWKVGLAISAKETLKTVNNVAKLTLIISIVIITLALFISIYIANSTSKPIKELAMIAEDIGNLNLTKDIDVKNIKRKDEIGDIMRVYQTMIERLRSFMNNIKDVILNSENISQMIASSAQQVAAASEEISATIQQVAGGAAEQAEEAAEVVNIAHTLEEKLQDMVEVYKKTHESTKDMKRKNETGINTVLQIKEKFKENVKASTAVEESIEAISEKSESISKIVETINSIADQTNLLALNAAIEAARAGDAGRGFAVVAEEIRKLAEESGDATKDIGETIKDILTVISKAHETIASAGELVEEINLSVEETVGVFDTIKASSDETIVQIEALNKDILELEDAERNVLSAAENISAITQESAAGLQEVSASTEEQTSSIEEVTASIQELDDTIKRLAESIKVFKV; encoded by the coding sequence TTGAAAATAAGAGATAAAATTGCTACAGCAATGGTTGCTATTTGTGTTTGTGCAATATTGTCAGTGACATTGGTAAACTATAATCTGTCAATAAAGGGATTAAAGCAAGAAACAAACGACAAAATTCAAGGCATTGCAGCTATTACAGCTAAAGGACTTGACGAATGGATGGCTATTCAAAAAACATCTCTAAAAGAGATAGCCAGCAGTTTGATTTATAATAGTAATTATGATTATGACTATGTACACGATTATTTAGAGAGACGGATGCAAGAAAATGACGGAAACACATATTACATATGCTTAAATGATGGAACATTTATAGATGGCTCAGGTTGGATCCCGGGAGATGATTTTGTACCCACTGAAAGAGGATGGTATAAAGCGGCAGTTAGTGAAGATGAGCTTTGTATATCTGATGCATATGTAGATGCCAGAACAGGAGATATTGTTATTACTATGTCAATGCCCTTAAAAAAAGACGGTGCTTTTCTGGGGGTATTAGCTTCAGATATATATATCGATTATTTAATTGATGTAATTTCCAAAGTTAAAGTAGGAGAAGACTCTTATGCATTTTTAGCGGATAATAATGGTAATATTTTAACCCACGCTAATAAAGAATATAATCCGTCTGCCGAGGGTTTTAATAATATAGGTAATATTATAGACGGGAAATTAGCCAACATACTGGCACAAGATAAACCAGTATTAGAAAGCAGGGAAGTTACTGATTTTGATGGTATTAATCGACTTTTTTATTTTGATGATATGGAAGAATCGGGTTGGAAGGTCGGATTGGCAATATCTGCTAAAGAAACTTTAAAAACAGTAAACAATGTGGCCAAATTAACCCTTATAATTTCTATAGTGATAATTACGTTAGCATTATTTATATCCATATATATAGCCAATTCAACTTCAAAACCGATAAAGGAACTTGCAATGATTGCCGAGGATATAGGAAACTTGAATTTAACTAAGGATATTGATGTGAAGAATATTAAAAGAAAAGATGAAATAGGCGATATAATGAGAGTCTATCAAACGATGATTGAAAGACTCAGGTCCTTTATGAACAATATAAAAGATGTTATATTAAACTCGGAGAATATATCCCAGATGATAGCTTCTTCGGCCCAACAAGTGGCTGCGGCAAGTGAAGAAATATCTGCTACTATACAGCAAGTAGCCGGTGGTGCCGCTGAACAGGCAGAGGAAGCAGCAGAAGTTGTAAACATAGCACATACTTTAGAAGAAAAATTGCAGGACATGGTAGAAGTATATAAAAAAACACATGAGAGTACCAAAGATATGAAACGCAAAAATGAAACAGGAATTAACACAGTTTTACAAATAAAAGAGAAGTTCAAGGAAAATGTTAAAGCTTCGACGGCTGTGGAAGAAAGTATAGAAGCAATATCAGAGAAATCAGAGTCAATTAGTAAAATAGTAGAAACAATAAATTCTATTGCAGACCAAACCAATCTACTTGCACTAAATGCGGCTATCGAGGCTGCGAGAGCCGGAGATGCGGGCAGGGGTTTTGCTGTTGTAGCCGAAGAAATAAGAAAGCTGGCAGAAGAATCAGGAGATGCCACCAAAGATATAGGAGAAACCATTAAAGATATCTTAACAGTCATATCAAAAGCTCATGAAACCATTGCGAGTGCCGGCGAATTAGTGGAAGAAATCAATTTATCCGTAGAGGAAACAGTCGGTGTATTCGACACTATTAAAGCATCATCTGATGAAACAATAGTACAGATTGAGGCTCTAAATAAAGATATTTTAGAACTTGAGGATGCAGAGAGAAATGTCTTAAGTGCCGCTGAAAATATTTCGGCCATAACACAGGAATCCGCAGCAGGATTGCAAGAAGTAAGTGCTTCCACTGAAGAGCAGACATCATCAATAGAGGAAGTAACTGCATCTATTCAAGAACTGGACGATACTATTAAAAGACTTGCTGAATCAATTAAGGTATTTAAAGTTTAA
- a CDS encoding HAD family hydrolase, which translates to MKYKAIIFDLDGTLLDTLEDLANSMNQVLKSQGLPIHEIEKYKQFVGSGMYNLALRALPLDKRDESFIKHCQNLMQEEYKKRWADTTKPYEGIPELLDRLTTLGCKKAVLSNKPHEFTQLIVKKLLERWSFDAVFGERPGVPRKPNPAGALEIAKLLDIPPKEFIYLGDSGIDMNTAKSAGMYAVGVLWGFRDADELMENGADLIIKTPIELFSVIE; encoded by the coding sequence ATGAAATATAAGGCGATTATTTTTGACCTTGACGGGACTTTGCTGGATACGCTGGAGGATTTGGCAAATTCAATGAACCAAGTGCTTAAAAGTCAGGGGTTACCTATTCATGAAATAGAAAAATATAAGCAGTTTGTCGGAAGCGGGATGTACAACCTTGCATTGAGAGCTCTCCCTTTAGATAAGAGGGACGAATCTTTTATAAAACACTGCCAAAATTTAATGCAAGAGGAATATAAAAAAAGATGGGCTGATACTACAAAACCGTATGAAGGTATTCCCGAGCTGCTTGACAGGCTTACAACCTTAGGCTGCAAAAAAGCAGTACTTTCAAACAAACCCCATGAATTTACACAATTAATTGTAAAAAAACTACTTGAACGTTGGAGTTTTGATGCGGTATTTGGAGAACGGCCGGGTGTTCCAAGAAAGCCCAACCCGGCGGGAGCTCTGGAAATAGCAAAACTTTTAGATATTCCTCCTAAAGAGTTCATATACTTGGGTGACAGTGGTATTGACATGAATACCGCTAAATCTGCAGGCATGTATGCAGTTGGAGTGCTTTGGGGTTTTAGAGATGCAGATGAACTAATGGAAAATGGTGCTGATTTAATAATAAAAACACCGATTGAACTTTTTAGCGTTATAGAATAA
- a CDS encoding cation diffusion facilitator family transporter: protein MGIKENSNRIREINKVLWIILALNFAVSIMKLIVGYTISSSSMVADGFHSFSDGSSNIVGLVGTALASRPADESHPYGHKKFETFTAIGISFLLFIVSINIIKSGIAKLTSPIIPQVDVYSFVVMIITMAINIFVIIYETREGKKLNSDILVSDAIHTKSDVYVSLSVILSLIAVKLGYLILDPIISFIISIMIIKAGINILANSSKVLCDAAVVDSKKVVEVVSGINGVLNCHQVRSRGREDDFSLDLHILVDPSMSVEESHKLHHVIEKEIRKHFSGVHYINIHIEPLKIKEISTSH, encoded by the coding sequence ATGGGTATCAAAGAAAACTCCAATAGGATTAGGGAAATCAACAAGGTGCTTTGGATTATTCTTGCTCTTAATTTCGCAGTTTCTATAATGAAACTTATCGTTGGTTATACTATATCATCATCCAGCATGGTAGCTGACGGTTTTCATTCTTTCTCAGATGGCAGTTCAAATATAGTTGGCTTGGTCGGAACCGCTTTGGCTTCAAGACCTGCTGACGAATCCCATCCTTACGGACATAAAAAATTCGAAACCTTTACTGCAATAGGAATAAGTTTTCTGCTGTTCATAGTCAGTATTAATATTATAAAAAGTGGAATAGCTAAATTAACCAGCCCGATTATACCTCAAGTTGACGTTTATAGTTTTGTGGTGATGATTATCACTATGGCAATAAATATTTTTGTCATAATTTATGAAACACGAGAGGGCAAAAAACTCAATAGCGATATTCTTGTTTCTGATGCTATCCATACCAAAAGTGATGTTTATGTTTCATTGTCAGTCATACTGAGTTTAATTGCTGTTAAACTGGGATACCTTATTCTTGACCCTATTATTTCTTTTATTATATCAATTATGATTATAAAAGCAGGTATCAACATACTGGCAAATTCCAGCAAAGTATTATGTGATGCAGCAGTAGTTGATTCGAAAAAAGTTGTGGAAGTAGTATCCGGCATCAACGGAGTTTTAAATTGTCACCAAGTTCGCTCTCGCGGCAGAGAAGATGATTTTTCTTTGGATTTACATATTCTTGTGGACCCCTCGATGTCAGTCGAAGAGTCCCATAAGCTGCATCATGTAATTGAAAAAGAAATCAGAAAACACTTTTCAGGAGTCCATTATATTAATATCCATATAGAACCACTTAAAATTAAAGAAATTTCAACAAGTCATTAA
- a CDS encoding sigma 54-interacting transcriptional regulator: MKRIDAVYQKLKELDKRTGVSASEIADSLGLSRANASNDLNKLCKEGKAVKVGKKPVLFKLVEDISEDDKKPSLDKFLEKNPSLFSAVEQAKAAILYPPHGMHMLILGETGVGKSMFAELIHGYAIEIGRMSEDSPFIVFNCADYANNPQLLVSQLFGCQKGAYTGADCDKAGLIEKADGGIFFLDEIHRLPPEGQEMLFTLMDKGTFRRLGESDIDRKSNALIISATTENPNSILLNTFMRRIPMIIRLPNLKERSMEERFNLICHFIREESSKLSRQIIVSVNSMKAFLSYNCPNNIGQLKTDIQLACAKAYADFILNKKEEIKISSIDLPQHIRNGLYMETEHRQLWNKFLEINKRYYVFDKNEESILLEGDESKDNIYEIIDLKMRELKSKGLTGKELDREMEKDIRDYFKKYFYKVNKMIDVSDIENIVGVEIIKTVEEIIKFAEKQMKKESSKELYCGMALHIYNAVERIKRNRKIINPQLNKIRTEHSKEFNIALDCLKIIERTLDISMPIDEAGFLTMLFVYDGKEVKDQENENVKVIVIAHGNATATSMAETANSLLGTKYAIGINAPLDEKPQQVISRLKTYLKNTNLKSDILFLVDMGSLATFGEEIEKEFGIRTKTIPLVSTLHVIEATRKAMMGNSLDEVYDETLKVNAFIESDRQSEDMSSQVRGKMLIATICTTGEGSAVAIKNILEQHLDYDDNIFEIVPINLVGAENVYSKLRNIEKENKVLCIVSSFKIDTSIPQYGLHEVLSLEAIKSIQKLIDVENTYLKMGDTLSNQLKNINSKEALKDIRKFISSIENELNMKVDSNALIGIALHIACMIDKLRGGDSVDEFFNREEYILQNYELYYIVKKSCESLNTKYDISILDDEICYIMTFFNYKTILSNTLN, translated from the coding sequence TTGAAACGAATTGATGCTGTCTATCAGAAGTTAAAAGAACTGGATAAAAGGACAGGCGTAAGTGCTTCAGAGATAGCCGACTCGCTTGGACTGAGCAGAGCTAATGCTAGCAATGATTTAAATAAACTTTGCAAGGAAGGAAAAGCGGTAAAAGTCGGTAAAAAACCGGTTCTTTTTAAACTTGTTGAGGATATTTCAGAGGACGACAAGAAGCCATCTCTTGATAAATTTTTAGAGAAAAATCCAAGTCTATTTTCCGCAGTAGAGCAAGCCAAAGCAGCTATATTGTATCCTCCCCACGGAATGCACATGTTAATCTTAGGGGAAACCGGCGTCGGAAAGTCTATGTTTGCAGAGTTAATACATGGGTATGCGATCGAAATAGGAAGAATGAGTGAAGATTCTCCTTTTATAGTCTTTAACTGCGCAGATTATGCCAATAATCCTCAGCTTCTTGTGAGTCAGTTATTCGGCTGTCAAAAAGGTGCTTACACAGGAGCGGATTGTGATAAAGCTGGACTTATAGAAAAGGCTGACGGAGGAATATTTTTTCTTGACGAGATTCACAGACTTCCGCCAGAAGGCCAGGAAATGTTGTTTACACTTATGGATAAAGGAACATTTAGGAGACTTGGTGAGTCAGACATTGATAGAAAATCAAATGCATTGATAATTTCCGCTACTACTGAGAATCCAAATTCTATTCTTCTTAACACGTTTATGAGAAGAATCCCAATGATCATACGCCTGCCAAATCTTAAAGAGAGAAGTATGGAGGAGAGATTCAACCTTATTTGTCATTTTATAAGAGAAGAATCAAGTAAACTTAGCAGGCAGATTATTGTTTCTGTAAATTCAATGAAGGCTTTTCTAAGCTATAATTGCCCGAACAATATCGGCCAATTAAAAACAGATATTCAGCTTGCATGTGCAAAAGCCTATGCAGATTTTATTTTAAATAAAAAAGAAGAAATCAAGATAAGCAGTATCGATTTGCCACAGCACATAAGAAACGGACTTTATATGGAAACAGAACACCGACAGCTTTGGAATAAGTTTTTAGAGATAAACAAAAGATATTATGTGTTTGATAAAAATGAAGAAAGTATCTTGCTAGAGGGAGACGAAAGCAAAGATAATATCTACGAAATAATAGATTTGAAAATGCGTGAGCTTAAAAGCAAAGGTCTTACGGGTAAAGAACTCGATAGGGAAATGGAGAAAGACATAAGAGATTACTTTAAGAAGTATTTCTATAAAGTCAATAAGATGATCGATGTTTCTGATATCGAAAATATAGTTGGCGTTGAAATTATCAAAACAGTAGAAGAGATTATAAAATTTGCTGAAAAGCAGATGAAAAAAGAATCAAGCAAAGAACTTTATTGCGGTATGGCACTCCATATATATAATGCAGTAGAGCGAATTAAACGAAATAGAAAAATCATAAATCCACAGCTAAATAAGATAAGGACTGAACACAGCAAAGAGTTTAATATAGCGCTTGATTGTCTGAAAATCATTGAACGAACATTGGATATATCTATGCCTATCGATGAAGCGGGCTTCCTTACAATGCTTTTTGTTTATGATGGCAAAGAAGTAAAAGATCAGGAAAATGAAAATGTAAAAGTAATCGTTATTGCGCATGGTAATGCAACAGCTACTTCCATGGCAGAAACTGCCAATAGCCTTTTAGGAACAAAATATGCAATAGGCATTAATGCTCCGTTAGATGAGAAACCACAGCAAGTAATTTCACGGCTGAAAACATATCTCAAAAATACTAATCTAAAATCAGATATTTTATTTTTAGTGGACATGGGTTCTCTTGCAACTTTTGGGGAAGAAATTGAAAAAGAATTTGGAATACGGACTAAAACGATTCCTCTTGTGAGTACATTGCATGTCATAGAGGCTACAAGAAAAGCAATGATGGGTAATTCTCTAGATGAAGTATATGACGAAACGTTAAAAGTCAATGCATTCATAGAATCTGATCGGCAGTCCGAAGATATGAGCAGCCAGGTTAGAGGTAAAATGTTGATTGCAACCATATGTACAACGGGAGAAGGCAGTGCGGTTGCAATAAAAAATATCCTGGAGCAGCATCTTGATTATGATGATAATATCTTCGAAATAGTTCCTATAAATCTTGTAGGAGCAGAAAATGTTTATTCAAAGCTAAGGAATATTGAGAAAGAAAACAAAGTTTTATGCATAGTAAGCTCATTTAAAATAGATACAAGCATACCTCAGTATGGACTGCATGAAGTGTTAAGCCTGGAGGCCATAAAATCCATACAGAAACTTATAGATGTTGAAAATACCTACTTAAAGATGGGAGACACTTTAAGCAATCAACTAAAAAATATTAACAGTAAAGAGGCTTTAAAAGATATAAGAAAGTTTATCAGTTCTATTGAAAATGAATTGAATATGAAAGTTGATTCAAATGCTTTGATTGGGATAGCCTTGCATATAGCTTGCATGATAGACAAATTAAGAGGCGGTGATTCTGTTGATGAATTTTTTAACAGAGAAGAATATATTTTGCAAAATTATGAACTTTATTATATAGTTAAAAAATCTTGTGAGAGTTTAAATACGAAATATGACATAAGTATTTTGGATGATGAAATATGTTATATCATGACATTTTTCAACTACAAAACAATATTAAGTAATACCTTAAATTGA
- a CDS encoding PTS lactose/cellobiose transporter subunit IIA: MEYEEIVMKIIVNGGNARSHAMTAIQLAKSGNIEEARREIDMAAEELDKAHDVQTRLIQDEAGGNAREVTLLMVHAQDHLMNALTVKDLAQEFIDMYERQLKLERVLAQ, from the coding sequence ATGGAATATGAAGAAATTGTAATGAAAATTATAGTAAATGGAGGCAATGCCAGGTCACATGCCATGACCGCTATTCAGCTTGCAAAATCTGGCAATATTGAGGAAGCAAGAAGAGAAATTGATATGGCAGCGGAAGAACTAGACAAAGCTCATGATGTTCAAACAAGACTCATTCAGGATGAAGCAGGCGGAAATGCAAGAGAGGTTACACTTCTCATGGTACACGCTCAAGACCACCTTATGAATGCACTGACCGTAAAAGATTTAGCACAGGAGTTTATTGATATGTATGAAAGGCAGTTAAAACTTGAACGTGTTTTGGCACAATAG
- a CDS encoding transposase, with protein sequence MSIIPQQTLFVWDDEIENLGDLERLRLVIEYIPDEELMQMLEKQRGKGRDDYPVRAMWNSILAGVVYQHPSIESLRRELARNGQLRLMCGFYQKLVPPAWVYTRFLKKLFEHEEEIEKIFKKLVEELYKLLPDFGKDLAIDSKAISSLATGINKNQKTDGRRDKDAAWGKKEYRGIREDKSVWEKIIKWFGYKLHLIVDANYELPVAYSVTKASESDISQAHQMIDKLEKERPQILKHCNTIEADRGYDDTKLIQKLYDQHKIKPVIDIRNMWKDPDKTRSLPGYENVIYNYKGNVYCCCQETGKQKEMAAGGFEEDRKTLKKLCPAKQYGLDCKCIDTCPIKHGIRIKIDIDRRIFTPIDRASYKWKRYYNKRTAVERVNSRLDESFGFEKHYIRGQKKMSIKCGVALCVMLAMALGRIKEKQAEQMRSLVKPVQKEKVQTAA encoded by the coding sequence ATGTCCATTATACCACAACAAACATTATTTGTATGGGATGATGAAATAGAAAATTTAGGAGATCTTGAAAGACTACGTCTTGTCATAGAATATATACCCGACGAAGAACTAATGCAGATGCTAGAAAAACAAAGAGGGAAAGGAAGAGACGACTATCCCGTAAGAGCAATGTGGAACTCAATACTTGCAGGCGTAGTATACCAGCATCCATCCATAGAAAGCTTAAGAAGAGAACTAGCAAGAAATGGTCAATTAAGACTAATGTGTGGATTTTACCAAAAACTAGTTCCACCCGCATGGGTATACACGAGATTTTTAAAAAAACTTTTTGAGCATGAAGAAGAAATAGAAAAGATATTTAAAAAGCTAGTAGAAGAGCTATATAAATTACTACCGGACTTCGGAAAAGACCTGGCCATTGATAGTAAAGCCATAAGCTCTCTGGCTACAGGCATAAATAAAAACCAAAAAACAGACGGCCGCAGAGATAAAGATGCCGCTTGGGGCAAAAAGGAATATCGAGGCATCAGAGAAGACAAAAGCGTCTGGGAAAAGATTATTAAATGGTTTGGATATAAGCTTCACCTGATCGTAGATGCGAATTATGAACTTCCTGTAGCTTACAGTGTAACTAAAGCTTCAGAGTCGGATATCAGCCAAGCTCACCAAATGATTGACAAACTTGAGAAAGAACGGCCACAGATTCTTAAACACTGTAACACAATAGAAGCAGACCGGGGCTATGATGATACCAAACTAATCCAAAAACTTTATGACCAGCATAAAATCAAACCTGTGATAGACATCAGGAACATGTGGAAAGATCCGGACAAGACCCGGTCATTACCGGGGTATGAAAATGTGATATACAACTACAAAGGTAATGTATACTGCTGCTGTCAGGAAACCGGTAAACAGAAAGAAATGGCTGCAGGAGGATTTGAAGAAGACAGAAAAACACTTAAAAAACTATGCCCTGCAAAGCAGTATGGATTAGACTGCAAATGCATAGATACATGTCCTATAAAACATGGAATAAGAATAAAAATAGATATAGACAGAAGAATATTTACCCCTATAGACCGGGCTAGCTACAAATGGAAAAGATATTACAACAAAAGGACAGCAGTAGAAAGAGTAAACAGCAGACTGGATGAATCCTTTGGATTTGAGAAGCATTACATAAGAGGGCAAAAGAAAATGAGCATAAAATGCGGTGTAGCATTATGCGTAATGCTGGCAATGGCGCTAGGAAGAATAAAAGAAAAACAGGCAGAACAAATGCGAAGTCTTGTAAAACCTGTTCAAAAAGAAAAGGTCCAAACCGCCGCATAA